Proteins from a genomic interval of Caldicellulosiruptor diazotrophicus:
- a CDS encoding OadG family protein — protein MEYSTLGQRFILGLEVTVIGMLIVFAVLALLCGIISLLSKVLQRFEKPTKATESELSSLEIDETQEYKPVEKTGFTSGEANVLDAEDEEVAAILAAVAIDSDIPLSELKIKSIKPVKE, from the coding sequence ATGGAATACTCTACCTTGGGTCAGAGATTCATCCTTGGTCTTGAAGTGACGGTTATCGGGATGCTCATTGTCTTTGCTGTGCTTGCGCTTTTGTGCGGGATTATAAGCCTTTTATCAAAGGTTTTGCAGAGGTTCGAAAAGCCAACGAAGGCTACCGAAAGCGAGCTTTCCTCTCTTGAAATAGACGAGACGCAGGAGTACAAGCCCGTTGAAAAGACAGGTTTTACATCTGGCGAGGCTAATGTCTTAGACGCGGAGGATGAAGAGGTTGCAGCAATCTTGGCTGCAGTTGCAATAGATTCTGATATTCCTCTTTCTGAGCTTAAAATAAAATCAATTAAGCCAGTAAAAGAATAA
- a CDS encoding biotin/lipoyl-containing protein, which translates to MKYIVTINGKKFEVEVERVSNGNGHMDSSSVSKKVSSDEISRVVTGGTKVSAPMPGKILSVNAKEGQKVKKGDVLFILEAMKMENEIMAPEDGVVEKILVSKGAQVASGDILAILK; encoded by the coding sequence ATGAAATATATTGTAACAATCAACGGCAAAAAGTTTGAGGTTGAGGTTGAGAGGGTTTCAAATGGAAATGGTCATATGGATTCTTCTTCAGTTTCAAAAAAAGTTTCAAGTGATGAGATTTCAAGGGTTGTCACAGGTGGAACAAAAGTTTCTGCTCCTATGCCAGGAAAAATTTTATCTGTCAATGCTAAGGAGGGACAGAAGGTCAAAAAAGGCGATGTGCTTTTCATCTTAGAAGCAATGAAGATGGAAAATGAGATTATGGCACCGGAAGATGGTGTAGTAGAAAAGATTTTAGTATCAAAAGGTGCTCAGGTTGCAAGTGGTGATATACTGGCAATCTTAAAGTAA
- a CDS encoding methyl-accepting chemotaxis protein: MQVVLTILGALVLSVVFSVLILKIFVDKTISILQGKNNLNAIEQLFLTPVKDWAASFQSFLSDIFKEIDLAYNKILSVAYDIETSAEKNQQQSNLVLTNSKDIQNSISGLLVGLKLVLQHIESAYENVSSLEEFMTHFKEKNQNIQEDIQKLLAEVSTDLESMVSENTAYTQKMADQITKLKTVFKKVEDFLGTIVKISEQINILALNASIESAKLESVLGENLKTGFHVIADQIRKLSNDTKSTADEIGDFIIEISGIVDGISSLSEKSKDIISAQVEYGKTTFQKLNQVSQLVDYINKKISQASEKLSVQYSIVNDLKHYVSRLENDYIAVDASTSRILSSVEVSQKTAARLMRLMNRLVDMCREFESVRNDISAKITKRVEIEVNQQRVAEAIETIENEVIPQLVLSWQKELNHKEVIDQSLQKFSNIFEALWTNNPDGTFIYSNPPEGIENAKVREWFTKAVAGHTYVSSAYISAITRNYCITISMPVYDNIGNLLGVIGADIKL, encoded by the coding sequence ATGCAGGTTGTATTGACTATCTTGGGTGCGCTTGTGTTATCAGTTGTCTTTTCGGTTCTAATTTTAAAAATCTTTGTTGACAAGACAATTTCAATTTTGCAGGGAAAGAACAACCTCAACGCAATTGAACAGCTCTTTTTGACACCTGTGAAAGACTGGGCAGCATCTTTTCAGAGCTTCTTAAGTGACATATTCAAAGAGATTGACCTTGCATACAACAAGATCTTGTCTGTTGCTTATGACATCGAAACAAGCGCAGAAAAGAACCAGCAGCAATCCAATCTTGTGCTAACAAATAGCAAGGACATTCAAAATTCTATATCAGGACTTCTGGTAGGTTTGAAACTTGTCCTTCAGCACATTGAAAGTGCATATGAAAATGTCTCAAGCCTTGAAGAATTTATGACTCATTTTAAAGAAAAAAACCAGAATATTCAAGAAGACATTCAAAAACTGCTTGCTGAGGTTTCAACCGATTTGGAAAGTATGGTTTCAGAAAATACAGCATACACCCAGAAAATGGCAGACCAAATAACCAAGCTCAAGACTGTTTTCAAAAAGGTAGAAGATTTTCTTGGCACAATTGTGAAAATTTCAGAGCAGATAAACATCCTTGCGCTGAACGCTTCTATTGAATCTGCAAAGCTTGAAAGTGTGCTTGGTGAGAATTTAAAAACCGGCTTTCATGTAATTGCTGACCAAATCCGAAAACTTTCAAATGACACAAAATCAACTGCAGACGAGATTGGAGACTTTATCATCGAGATTTCTGGCATAGTTGATGGAATTTCAAGCCTCAGCGAGAAAAGTAAGGACATAATATCAGCACAAGTTGAGTATGGCAAGACTACTTTCCAGAAACTAAATCAGGTTTCGCAGCTTGTTGACTACATAAACAAGAAAATTTCCCAGGCATCAGAAAAGCTTTCTGTCCAGTACTCTATTGTGAATGACCTTAAGCACTATGTATCAAGACTTGAGAATGACTATATCGCTGTTGATGCCAGCACCAGCAGAATTTTGAGTTCTGTAGAGGTAAGCCAAAAAACTGCAGCAAGGCTTATGCGGCTTATGAACAGGCTTGTTGACATGTGTAGGGAGTTTGAGTCTGTCAGAAACGACATCTCAGCAAAGATCACAAAGAGAGTAGAGATAGAGGTAAACCAGCAGCGTGTTGCAGAGGCTATCGAGACCATTGAAAATGAGGTGATTCCACAACTTGTTTTAAGCTGGCAGAAGGAGCTCAATCATAAAGAGGTTATAGACCAAAGTCTTCAAAAGTTTTCTAATATATTTGAGGCTCTGTGGACAAACAATCCTGATGGAACCTTTATATATTCAAATCCGCCGGAGGGCATAGAAAACGCAAAAGTCAGGGAGTGGTTTACAAAAGCAGTGGCAGGTCACACATATGTATCTTCAGCTTACATTTCAGCTATAACAAGAAATTACTGCATTACTATATCAATGCCTGTATATGACAATATTGGTAACTTATTGGGCGTAATAGGTGCTGATATAAAGCTATGA
- a CDS encoding ImmA/IrrE family metallo-endopeptidase: protein MLGLLRKGLRSIFKKPFLDTRISALYRKRKGICLIVINSARTLGHQIFSAAHELYHYQYNPEITSRICMVNSPNSKQEEIMADLFASHFLMPDEGVMEIAVKRKNKKGELDVTDVLFIQQYFGVSYKAIVIKLQELGYIKDPSCYLNIPITKLAKVLGYNTQLYQPTNDIYCSKAYVELVVDAFKLEQISQRKAEEYLNAVNINLNDIIEGQPVEEGDWMYD, encoded by the coding sequence GTGTTGGGCTTACTCAGGAAAGGGTTGCGCAGCATTTTTAAAAAACCATTTCTTGATACACGCATCTCAGCACTTTATAGGAAAAGAAAAGGCATTTGTTTGATTGTTATAAACTCAGCACGAACTCTTGGCCATCAGATTTTTTCAGCTGCCCATGAATTGTATCATTACCAATACAATCCTGAAATCACAAGCAGAATTTGTATGGTTAATTCACCTAATTCAAAACAGGAAGAAATTATGGCAGATTTATTTGCTTCCCACTTTTTAATGCCAGATGAAGGTGTGATGGAAATAGCAGTAAAACGGAAAAATAAAAAAGGAGAGTTAGATGTTACAGATGTGCTTTTTATTCAGCAATATTTTGGTGTAAGTTATAAGGCAATTGTAATAAAATTACAGGAGTTGGGATATATAAAAGACCCTTCTTGCTATTTAAATATCCCAATAACTAAACTGGCAAAAGTCCTTGGTTATAACACTCAGCTTTATCAACCTACAAATGATATTTATTGTTCCAAAGCTTATGTAGAATTAGTTGTGGATGCTTTCAAATTAGAACAGATAAGCCAAAGGAAAGCAGAAGAATATTTAAACGCAGTAAATATTAACCTAAATGATATAATAGAGGGGCAACCTGTTGAAGAGGGGGACTGGATGTATGACTAA
- a CDS encoding oxaloacetate decarboxylase subunit alpha, producing the protein MKRIHITETVLRDAQQSLIATRMSFEDFEGILEKIDAAGYYSIECWGGATFDSCLRYLNEDPWERLRKIRSKVKNTKLQMLLRGQNLLGYRHYPDDVVRMFVRKSIENGMDIIRIFDALNDLRNIEVAVDETIKAGGHAQGTIVYTISPIHNLEMYVKIGKELESMGVHSICIKDMAGIMSPKEAYELVKALKENVKVPIFLHTHSTTGLGILTYLKAVEAGVDGIDTAISSFSGGTSQPPTETLNYALKQMGYDTNLNDKLLKEINDFFKPVKDKFIKNGILNPFVLSTDTDALIYQIPGGMLSNLIAQLKQQNALDKLDEVLMEVPRVREDLGYPPLVTPMSQMVGTQAAANVLSGERYKVILKEVKAYIRGEYGRPPGKINPELVKKVLGDEKPIEGRFADTLEPIFEKTKGKVKDFAKSDEDVLSYILFPQVAEEFLRNRGKKKEPRERKIEYTIEGIS; encoded by the coding sequence ATGAAAAGGATTCATATCACAGAGACAGTTTTGAGAGATGCACAGCAATCTTTAATTGCTACGCGAATGTCTTTTGAAGATTTTGAGGGTATATTAGAAAAAATAGATGCTGCGGGGTATTATTCTATTGAGTGCTGGGGCGGTGCAACCTTTGACTCATGTCTTAGGTACTTAAATGAAGACCCTTGGGAGCGCTTGCGAAAGATAAGATCAAAAGTGAAAAACACAAAGCTTCAGATGCTTCTTCGCGGGCAAAATCTTTTGGGCTACAGACACTATCCAGACGATGTTGTGAGGATGTTTGTCCGAAAATCTATCGAAAATGGAATGGACATAATAAGGATATTTGATGCATTAAACGACCTTCGAAACATTGAGGTTGCAGTTGATGAGACAATCAAAGCAGGCGGTCATGCACAGGGCACAATTGTGTATACCATAAGTCCAATCCATAACCTTGAGATGTACGTAAAAATCGGAAAAGAACTTGAAAGCATGGGCGTTCACTCCATCTGCATAAAAGACATGGCAGGTATCATGAGCCCGAAAGAGGCGTACGAGCTTGTAAAGGCTCTAAAAGAAAACGTCAAGGTACCAATTTTTCTTCACACACATTCCACAACAGGGCTTGGAATTCTCACATACCTCAAAGCAGTCGAAGCCGGTGTAGATGGGATTGACACAGCAATTTCGAGCTTTTCAGGTGGCACATCTCAGCCGCCAACAGAGACGCTCAACTATGCACTAAAGCAGATGGGGTATGATACAAATCTTAATGATAAGCTTTTAAAAGAGATAAACGACTTTTTCAAGCCTGTAAAAGACAAGTTTATAAAAAATGGAATTTTGAATCCTTTTGTTCTTTCAACAGACACAGATGCACTCATCTACCAGATTCCAGGTGGCATGCTTTCAAACCTCATTGCTCAGCTAAAACAGCAAAACGCTTTGGATAAGCTTGATGAGGTTTTGATGGAGGTACCAAGGGTAAGAGAGGATTTAGGCTATCCACCGCTTGTCACACCTATGAGTCAGATGGTTGGCACGCAAGCTGCTGCAAATGTGCTTTCTGGTGAGAGATACAAGGTGATCCTCAAAGAAGTAAAGGCATATATAAGAGGCGAGTATGGAAGACCACCCGGGAAAATCAACCCTGAGCTTGTCAAAAAAGTTCTTGGCGATGAAAAGCCGATTGAGGGAAGGTTTGCAGACACCTTAGAGCCTATTTTCGAAAAGACAAAGGGTAAAGTCAAAGATTTTGCAAAAAGCGATGAGGATGTGTTGTCTTACATTCTCTTCCCTCAGGTTGCTGAGGAGTTTTTGAGAAACAGAGGCAAAAAGAAAGAGCCAAGAGAAAGAAAGATTGAATATACAATAGAAGGAATATCTTAA